A genome region from Actinomycetota bacterium includes the following:
- a CDS encoding HigA family addiction module antitoxin: MSIPNIRPLQRRPIHPGEMLREDFMPDYDLSVSGLASALGVSRQSVNELIRERRAVSPEMALRLARLFGNSPEFWLNMQRSVDLWDAQAAIKDDVQHIKPLCVA, from the coding sequence ATGAGCATTCCTAACATCAGGCCGCTACAGCGCCGCCCCATCCACCCCGGCGAGATGCTGCGCGAGGACTTCATGCCCGACTATGATCTGAGCGTGAGCGGGCTCGCCTCCGCGCTCGGCGTGTCGCGCCAGTCCGTCAACGAGCTAATTCGCGAGCGTCGCGCCGTGAGTCCCGAGATGGCGCTGCGTCTCGCCAGGCTGTTCGGCAACTCTCCGGAGTTCTGGCTCAACATGCAGCGCTCGGTCGACCTATGGGATGCGCAGGCTGCAATCAAGGATGACGTGCAGCACATCAAGCCGCTCTGTGTCGCATAA